GCCAAGTGGAACAAACATATTGTAGTTTATTTATCATtattaaagaagaaaaataaagaaatttgatTGCAAATTGGTGAGGACAAATAAACAGGCCACTGTCCTCCTTGATTGTGTCAGACAACTATGGACTTAAGTATCATGTGTTTACAAAGTAATCACTAATAAAACAACCAAATTCGTTTAGTACTATGCGTTTACAAAGTGATTAGTAATTAAACATTAACTTGTAAAACCCTAATCTATTTTATAATGTGGGTCTCGCTTTTATTAAAGATATGTTGCATATGATTGTGTCTCAAAGCGTTGAGTTAGTAACTATTACTACTTAAACAAAATCGAACACGTGAGAGAAATGTAGTGCACCATAGTTCTTATCATCATATTTAACATTAAGTTCATGATTATTAAATACTTAACGAAGCAATTAAATATTTGGCCAATGCTCAAACCGGCCATAGGTAAACACAGTATGACAACTCCAAAGCATTTGCATGCATATTCTAAAGCATTTTCATGCATATAAATTCCCCTTTCGATCTTAATTGATTGGAAAGGGAAAGTGAAGCTTTCACTAACATTAAATTTTTTGGGTACACACTGTTTGATTAActtaattatttcttttagttatATCTAAATCTCTCATGGCAAACAAATCATGGGTTGTTGTTTCTCTGGTCCTCTGTGTGGCTGTAGCTGTTGTTAGTTCATCAGACCCAGGTGCGCCACTAATCTTCGTACTAGGTGACTCAACGGCCGACGTTGGAACCAATAACTTCTTGCCCACCAGCACGGCTAGGGCTAACTTTCCACACAATGGCATTGACTTTCCTTCCTCAAAACCCACTGGAAGGTTCAGCAATGGCCTCAATAGTGCTGATTTTCTCGGTTAGTATATACAGTTATTCTCTAGACAGAACGTCTATGTCTGTATCTTTATCGAATGATATGTCAATAATAAAATGAACCCTAAACCCTGCATGGATTATTAAGCTTAACTTAACCCATTGTTTTTCTTGTGGTGATCATAGCTCAGATACTCGGTCTCAGGAGAAGTCCGCCaccttttctttctcttaaAGTTAAATCTCTTCGCAAGAAGAGGTTTAGTGGAGTTAACTTTGCTTCTGGAGGGTCAGGCCTTCTTGACATAACTGGAAAAACATCGGTGCATTATTCAGAAAATTGTTATCTTCGTAAGCATGAGATGTTGGAAAAGAAACatttttttacagttttctcattttcttgtttcagCTGAGTCTAATGAAGTTTGGAACACCAGAGAAAACTCCGCTTGCTGCCCCATCCATCAATCAAAAAAATGTTGTGTCATTAACAGAGCAGATACAACAATTTGCTACCGTCAAGAGAAATCTTACCGCCATAAAAGGGAGGAGGAAAGTAACTAAGAAGTCTTTGTTCTTCATCAGCATTGGTAGCAATGACCTTTTCGAATATTACCACTCAAACAGTTCCATTCCAAAGGAAGAATTCTTAACTTCTTTATTACTTGCTTATGAAAACCACTTGAAGGTgatacttttctctatgtttagcACTACCCTAAGCCCCTTATGCACAAGTTTCATAGTTTAGCTGAGCCCTGTATTGAAATTGCAGAATTTAATTGATCTTGGAGCGAGGAAGTTTGGCATCATTAGCGTTGCCCCGATTGGATGCTGCCCGtctcaaaggattcacaacacTGCCAGCGGATGTTTGGAGGATTTGAACGATCTTGCAGTAGCTTTCCATGGAAGGTTGGATGCCTTAATGTTCAAGCTGAGCTCAGAATGTAAGGACATCAAGTATGCACTTGGGAATGCATTTGAGATGACAATAAATGTCATTCAGAATCCTCTTCCATTTAGTAAGTCAATACTCTGTCAGTTCAGTAATTTCTCATTTTGTACATTTTCTTAAGGCCCGTTtaataactatttcgttttctGTTTTCATTTTGTACCTTCTAAAAATAGTTATTACCAACCAACTTCCAAACAGTTAGCAAACGAGACCCTGCAGCTAGGAGTTGAAGGAAAACGCACAATCTAATTACCATCAAATTCCTCTTTATTTTTCAGATTTTACACAAGTGGATGCTGCATGTTGCGGAGCTGGGAAGCTCAACGGTGAATCCTTCTGCAGTCCATATGCCAATCTTTGTTTGAATCGCGACAATTACTTGTTCTGGGATCTATATCATCCAACACAGGCTGCTTCTAAGTTAGCAGCTGTGACCCTCTTCAATGGTGGACCACAATTCGTAACCCCAATAAATTTTGCTCAGTTGGCCATGGCTTAATGGTACAGAGTAACCATTTTGAAGTGATAACTGTATCCATGAGAAGAAAACAATTGGAATTAAATTGACAAGTTACGTAagcagatttttaaattttctgcTTCTTCAAACTCCAATCTGTAATGAACATGTTTTTATTTGCAGGAATCATATGACATGATCAATGAATTTCTAATTAAGAATACAATTTCTTGTATACAAGAAgtgaaaataaacattaaaatatTTGATATTTGGCTTCATTCGGTGAGTCATGCCAGTTAATTAGAACAATTAATTGGGCACAAAAAAGTTTCAAGAAACATTGGAAAACTTGTATACAACTATCAATGAAACAAATTCTTAACCTAAAATCTGAAAGTTGCCTGCAAAGTAAATGTTTTGAGTTTCTCACGCATCGTGTTGATAACTTGGTACACAAGTTATCTTCTCAGAATTAAAGTATTGAATACCAGATTaggtgttttcttcttcttttttttttccttcatgaaGGAGTAGAAAACAAGGGTCAGTGTTTTCGTAGTTGGCCTTCTAGCTATACGATGAATGCATAGGCAGAGGCGTGCAGTTTTCATCAATATTTTGCGGATCTCCTGGTGAGATTGGATCGCCTCTTTCCCAGTGACAAGTTATAGAAGCACTACTCCATAGGAGTAGATATCCATCTTTCCATCAACCTTGCCAGTTGCCATACCACGTGTACTCCAGGCTAATTATCTATACGTCCCAACAACATCGGATGGTGTCTTTTGTGTTTGCTGAGATTGCTGAAGCATCATTGCTGCTTCAAAATCAGACAACTTGGATTGAAAGTTAAGGTAAATCACTGGTAATGGAaacttcgattttttttttttttttttttttgtgtgcaaGTAGATTCATACGTATCAAATTCAAAAGTGGAATTATTGAGCATAAAATTTTCGATTGTCACATTATTATTGTGACATTTATACAGTTTAGCAACAAAATGCAGTCAGTTATTTTGGCTCATAATCGATTTGTGCTTCGCGTATGAGAAGCCAAGGGAACAAACATATTGTACAACTATCTtattttagaaagaaaaggaagaagaagtttAATTGCAAATTGGTGTATTTAATTAGCCCAATGAGGACAAATGAACAGGCCACTAAGCTCCTTGTTTGTGTTAGAGAATGTGTTTACAAAGTATATTCCCATaaacaaccaaattttgtataAAACTCGAAACGAATGTACGAAAGAGTTGGAAAGGCGGCAGCAAGTTTAATCAGTTCTACATGAGTCTCACCTCTATTATAGATGTCACTGCGAGTATTTGTGTTTGAACGCATTGAATCAGTAGCTATTGCTACGTAAGCAAAGTTAGCTAGTGAGGAAAGTGCCAAATCCCCCTTCAGTTAACCTCTTGTGTTTGTaagttcatcatcatcattatacTTGACAAAGGAAGAAGTTCGTCAACGATCAAACCGGCCATAAATAGGTAATCACTATGCAAAACCCCCCTAAATTAACCTCTTGTATTTGTAAGTGCACACTCCGGGACTACAATTCTAAACCATTCCATGCAATATAAATTCCCCATTACCTAGCTCTTACTtgaaaaaacaacataaaatttgTTCTCCTTTGTTGCTCTAGCACTGACGTGGCCTGCGCTTCCCTGGGTCGTCAAGGAAATTCACAGATTCCGACTAAACCTTTTCACATTAGATCTTAATCTCCCATGGAAAACATATCATGGGCTGTTGTTTCTCTAGTTCTATGTGTGGCTATAGGTTTTGTTAGTCCAGCAGACCCAGGTGCGCCACTAATCTTCATATTTGGTGACTCAACTGCTGATGTTGGAACAAACAATTTCTTGCCCACCAGCATGGCTAGGGCTGACTTTCCCCACAATGGCATTGACTTTCCTTCCTCAGAACCCACTGGAAGGTTCAGCAATGGTCTCAACAGTGCTGATTTTCTTTGTAAGTATATATAAAGTTTTTCTCTGGACAGGAAGTCCGTTtctttatcattatatatggaTGACATGTCAATAACGAAACagatcctaaaccctaaaccctaagcaGTGTATCGATCACAAAGATTAACTTAACCTATTTCTGTTATTGTGGTGATCATCTATAGCTATGACATTCGGTCTCAAGAGAAGTCCGCCGCCATTTTTCTCTCTCAACGCTACGTATCTTTCCAACAAGACATTTGGTGGTGTTAACTTTGCTTCTGGAGGGTCAGGCCTATTTGACATAACTGGAAAAAAATCAGTGGTACGCTCCTTATTATCTTGCAAAAAGTTGTTATCATCATAAGCCTGATATGAGAGGAAGATACTTTTTTGTAACAGATCTCTCAATTTTCTTGTTTCAGCTGGCTCTTATGAAGTATGGAATGCCA
This genomic stretch from Pyrus communis chromosome 2, drPyrComm1.1, whole genome shotgun sequence harbors:
- the LOC137724426 gene encoding GDSL esterase/lipase At5g55050-like produces the protein MANKSWVVVSLVLCVAVAVVSSSDPGAPLIFVLGDSTADVGTNNFLPTSTARANFPHNGIDFPSSKPTGRFSNGLNSADFLAQILGLRRSPPPFLSLKVKSLRKKRFSGVNFASGGSGLLDITGKTSLSLMKFGTPEKTPLAAPSINQKNVVSLTEQIQQFATVKRNLTAIKGRRKVTKKSLFFISIGSNDLFEYYHSNSSIPKEEFLTSLLLAYENHLKNLIDLGARKFGIISVAPIGCCPSQRIHNTASGCLEDLNDLAVAFHGRLDALMFKLSSECKDIKYALGNAFEMTINVIQNPLPFNFTQVDAACCGAGKLNGESFCSPYANLCLNRDNYLFWDLYHPTQAASKLAAVTLFNGGPQFVTPINFAQLAMA